CGAGATCACCTGGACGTGGCCCTGGGGTTGCATGTACCCGCCCATCACGCCGAAGGCCGCCCAGTCGTCGGCTCCGAAGCGGGCGAGGCCGGGGATGAGCGTGTGGAACGGGCGCTTGCCCGGCGCGAGGCGGTTGGGGTGGTCCGCGTCGAGCGAGAACGACGCGCCGCGGTTCTGGAGCGCGATGCCCGTGTCGCCGGCGACGAGGCCGCTGCCGAACCCGGCGAACCGGGAGTTGATGTAGGAGACGACGTTGCCCTCGTCGTCTGCGACGCACAGGAGCACGGTGTCCGCGTCCTCGGCGCGCGCGTCCGGCACGCCGAAGGAGGCGTCCGCGAGCCCCTCGCCGTCGAGTTCGCTCGCGCGCCGCCGGGCGTACTCCATCGACCCGAGCGGCGGGACCTCCTCGTAGTCGGGGTCGGTGATGTATCGGTGGCCATCGTGGAAGGCGAGCTTCGTCGCCTCGGCGAACTCGTGGACGCGCTCGGGGGAGTGAAGCGGGTGGCGGGCGGCGTCGCGCACCCCCGCGATGTTGAGCGCCTCGAGGACGACCAGCCCCTGGTTGTTCGGCGGGAGTTCGTACACCTCCGCGCCGTTGTACGTCGTGCTCACGGGATCGAGCAGCTCCGGCTCGAACGACGCGAGGTCGTCGTCGTCGAGGAAGCCGCCCTTCGACCGCACCTCGGCGACGATCCGCTCCGCGATGTCGCCCTCGTAGACCACGTCCGCCCCCTCGTCGGCGACGCGTTCGAGCGACCGCCCGAGGTTCGGGAGGCGGACGCGCTCGCCGACCGTCGGCGCGCGCCCGTCCGGGAGGTACGCCGCGCGGGCGTGCTCGTCCGTGAACAGCTCCTCGCCGTGTCGCCACTGGGCGGCGACGACCTCCGTGACGGGGTACCCCTCGATCGCGTACCGGATCGCGGGCGCGAGCGCCTCCTCCATCGAGAGGCGGCCGAACCGCTCGACGGTGAGTTCCCAGCCCCGGGCGGTGCCGGGGACGGTCACGGTGTGCGCGCCGCGCTCGGGCATCGTCGCGTCCGCGGGATCGACCCCCTCCTCCTCGGCGACCGCCTCCCGGACGCGCTCGCGGGTCGCCCCCGCGGGCGCGCCGCCGCAGCTTCGCATCGCGCCGACGTCGCCGTCGGCGGTTCGGTAGAGCGCGAACACGTCGCCGCCGAGGCCCGTGCTCGTGGGCTCGACGACGTTCAGCGCCGCCGCCGTCGCCACCGCGGCGTCGAAGGCGTTCCCCCCCTGCTGGAGGACGGTGATCCCCGCCTGCGAGGCGAGCGGCTGGCTGGTGGCGACGACCCCGCGCTGGCCGTACACCGTCGAGCGGCGGGAGTTGAACTTGTCCAGGTCGACCGTGGGCATGTGAGAGGGGTTCACGCACGCCCCCGAAAGCCGAGGGCCGAATAGTTTCGGTGTGGGGGTACGCCGAACTGGTTCGGTAGCCGTTATATCCCCCGCGATCCCGATGTCGTGGCATGACGTTCTCGATCTGCGTCCGGGAGGAGACCGACGGCGGCGACGTCTTCGGCGTCGCCGTGGCGACCGACGCGCCCGCCGTGGGCGCGCTCGCCCCCTGCGTGAGCCACGAGGGAGCCATCAGCACCCAGAGTTTCGTCAACGTGCGTCTGGGGCGGCGGGGCGTCGCCCTGCTCTCCGACCTCGCCGTCGACGACGCGCTCTCCGGCCTGCTCGCGCGTGACGATCACGCCGAGTTGCGCCAGGTCCACGGCGTGGACGCCCGGGGGGCGACGTTCGCATACACCGGCGAGGGCTGTGAGGAGTGGTGCGGACACGTCGTCGACGAGGAGCGCGGCGTCACCGCCGCCGGGAACATGCTCGTCGGGGAGGAGACCCTCCACGCCGCCGCGGCGGCCTACGACGAGGGCGACGGCCCGGTCTGCGAGCGCCTCCTCGACGCGCTCGCGGCGGGCGCGGAGGCGGGCGGCGACAAGCGCGGGCACACCTCCGCCGCCCTGACGGTGAAGGCCCCCGAGACGACCGTCTACCACGACCTGCGCGTGGACGAACACGAGACGCCGATCGCGGAACTCCGGCGCGTCTACGAGGCGGCCCGCGAGGCGAGCGAGACGTTCACCGAGGCGAAGAAGTCGCGGATCTTCGACTGAATCCGTGACCGATTAATTATCCACGGAGGCACTGTCTAGTTACTCTCACGTACACCTCTTCTCTGTCTGCTCCGGGACGTTCTCCTGTCCGCTGCCGTCCGAAGAGAACTGGGTGGAGGTGAGCGAAAAGAGGTACCTGGCAGCTTCATTCTCGACCTCTCTCGAAGTAATTCGAGGACAGCGACCGGTTCGCCGATGCGCGGTATCGACGCGTACCGACGAGTGAAACACGCTTAACTGGCTAGCACCGGGCTCGAATACCAGAGCAAGAGTACTGAGAGGGCGAGGGCGATAACGCCGGCGACGACGCAGATCACGGCGAGGACGCGAGTGATTGGACGTGTATCGAAGCGGTACATCTCGACGCCGAGAGCGAGGAGAACGATCCCTAAGACGGGTGTGAAGATCCCGTTCAGGACGGTGAGGACTACCGCTAGCCCGCCCAATCCGAGTACCATACCGAGTTTCTTCGAACTCATCACCGGATTCATGGTTTCAGTTTATTTCACTCATAAAAATATAACCGTTGTTAGAGCCCTTCGTCCCAGAGCTTCCAACCCCCACGATCATAGCCACGAAGTAGTGACCACGGCTGAGCGCTATCGACACAACCGAAGTCGCCAGACAGACATTGTTTGAGACTCACTTGCTGGAACGATTCGAATCCCCAGTCAAACGTTGTAACCTGATCACCGATA
The Halomarina pelagica DNA segment above includes these coding regions:
- a CDS encoding gamma-glutamyltransferase family protein encodes the protein MPTVDLDKFNSRRSTVYGQRGVVATSQPLASQAGITVLQQGGNAFDAAVATAAALNVVEPTSTGLGGDVFALYRTADGDVGAMRSCGGAPAGATRERVREAVAEEEGVDPADATMPERGAHTVTVPGTARGWELTVERFGRLSMEEALAPAIRYAIEGYPVTEVVAAQWRHGEELFTDEHARAAYLPDGRAPTVGERVRLPNLGRSLERVADEGADVVYEGDIAERIVAEVRSKGGFLDDDDLASFEPELLDPVSTTYNGAEVYELPPNNQGLVVLEALNIAGVRDAARHPLHSPERVHEFAEATKLAFHDGHRYITDPDYEEVPPLGSMEYARRRASELDGEGLADASFGVPDARAEDADTVLLCVADDEGNVVSYINSRFAGFGSGLVAGDTGIALQNRGASFSLDADHPNRLAPGKRPFHTLIPGLARFGADDWAAFGVMGGYMQPQGHVQVISNLVDYDLPLQAALDEPRWRYREDSSLALEERVADGIAPKLARMGHDVRTLPASQFGGAQIVRNEDGILSGATEPRKDGLAVGY
- a CDS encoding DUF1028 domain-containing protein, with the protein product MTFSICVREETDGGDVFGVAVATDAPAVGALAPCVSHEGAISTQSFVNVRLGRRGVALLSDLAVDDALSGLLARDDHAELRQVHGVDARGATFAYTGEGCEEWCGHVVDEERGVTAAGNMLVGEETLHAAAAAYDEGDGPVCERLLDALAAGAEAGGDKRGHTSAALTVKAPETTVYHDLRVDEHETPIAELRRVYEAAREASETFTEAKKSRIFD